The genomic DNA GCTGACGGAGAATCGGCTGGTGGGCATGAAGTCGCGCGGCGTATACGAAACGCCGGGCGGGACGATCCTCTACGAAGCACACAAGGCCCTCGAGCAACTGTGCATGGAGCGTGACCTGTACCACTACAAACTGCAACTCGCGCACAAGTATGCGGAGATCGTTTACAACGGGCAGTGGTTCCACCCGCTGCGCGAAGCGATGCAGGCGTTTATCGATCAGTCAAACCGGGTGGTGTCGGGCAATGTGAAGGTGAAGCTTTATAAGGGCCGGGCGCTGGCGATTGCCGCGACAAGCGATACGAGCCTGTACGACCTGGACCTGGCAAGCTTCGCGATGAAGGACTACGACGTGACCGCGGCTCGTGGGTTCATCGACCTGTTCGGCCTGCCGATGCAGGTGCGCGGGTTGAAGCAGGGCAACCCGGATACGGCCAAGTAAACGGTCAAGTAAATATGCACGATGCTGATGCGTCATTTACGCCAAGCAGTCCCCGTCAGTCTTGGGGCACCCACGGATGCAATCCGTGGGCTTTGGGGTTGGTCCGATGGCCCCGTGATTGACATATACAGGACCCAACGGCATGGCTCGCAAGAAACCCAGCGGCAGCGACAGTCGCAAGGTGCACAAGCTGCTGCTGGTCAGCAGCGGCAATGACAATGCCACGCGACAGGCGGCGCGACGGCTGAGCGAACGGTTGGAGTTGGCCGGTCGGTTTCAGCTTAGCGCGGTGAGCGTGACGAGCAACGGCGTGCCGGCGATGGCGAGTCTTGAAGGGAGCGACTTTGACAGTGTCGCCCTGCTGGTGCATGAGGCCGACAAGCTGTCGGCGGCGCACGTTCAGGCTTTGACGAAGTTCGTTCAGGCCGGCGGCGGGCTGGTGGTCTGTCAAGGCGCGTTGATGCTTGCGCAGGAGCAAAGCGACCTCGGGCGGTTGCTCGGCGCGCAGGTGGAAGGGCGCATGCCGAGCGCGTTCGACTACCAGGTTCAGCTTGATGCGAAGGCAAACGCGGAGGGGCACGCGATCGCTGGTCGCGTCGATGGGTATGTCGTGCGCGACCAGTTCGTGCAGTTGAAGCTGGAAGATGACGCGACGGTGTTTGCTCGCTCGCATTTGTCCGGCCGACCGATGCCGATGGGGTATGAGCGCAGCGTTGGCAAGGGCAAGGTGGTCTGCCTGGCGCACGGCGGCGCGGCGGAGTCGCTGCTGAACCGCAACGTCGAGCGACTGTTCGAGCGGGCGCTGCGATACGTCGGCGGTGAGACGTATAAGACGACCGTGCGGGCGGGCATCCTCGGCTACGGGGGCGCGTTCAACATGGGCAAACGCCACGCCGAGGCCATCAACGCCCAGCATGGCATGCAGACCGTGGCGGTGTGTGACCTCGACCCGCGGCGGACCGAGCAGGCCAAAGGCGAGATCGGCGAAAAGATCCGCACGTACAACAAGCCCGAGCAGCTGATCGCAGACGACAAGGTCGACATGATCGTGGGGATTTTGCCGCATAACCTGCACGCGGAATATTGCATCGCCGCGAGCAAGGCGGGCAAGCATGCGGTGACGGAAAAGCCGTTCAGCATCACGCTCGACGAGGCGGACCAGATGATCGCCGCGGCTCGCGAGTCGAACACGATGCTCTCGTGCTTTCACAATCGGCGATGGGACGGCGATTTTCAGCAACTGCTCACCGTGGTGCGCAACGGCGAGATCGGCGACGTGTTTCATATCGACGCGGCCACCGGCGGCTACAACATGCCTCGCGACTGGTGGCGGGCGAGCAAGGCGATGTCCGGCGGCGTGCTATACGACTGGGGCGCTCACTATGTCGACTGGCTGCTGAACCTCATGCCCAAGCGCATCGCGTCCGTGTCGGGCAACCTGCAAAAGCGATACTGGCATAACACGACCAACGAAGATTTCGCGCAAGTGCACATCCGCTTTGAAGACGACACGACGGCGACGCTGGAGCAAGGCGACATCGTGGCGGTGCGTCGGCATGGGTGGCGTATCCTCGGCACGACGGGCGGGCTGAGCAACGCAAAGGCCGGCGGTGAGATCACCATGGTCAAGCAAGACGCGGGCATTCGGCGGGAGTCGAGCCTGACGCCCTGGCCCAGCCGATGGGACAACTACTACCAGAACATCGCGAACCACCTGATCATGAGCGAGCCGTTGATCGTCACCGCCGAGCAGGCGCGACGCGTGAGCGGCGTGCTGCATCTGGCGGAGCAGTCGAGCAACGAAGGCGGCAAGCCGATGCCGTTGCCGGGCGAGGCGGAGTTCACGCCCGACTACCGCTTCCCGTGGTGATCGCGCGCGGGTGGCGCGGTCACCGACTGCCAAGCGCTTGCGAAACGGCCTGGTAGATCGCGTCGCCGCGCAGGTCGCGGGCGATCACTTTACCGTCGGGGCCGATGAGCATGATCTGCGGGATGCCGCGTACGCCGTATTGGTTGGGCACGTTGGACTGGCTCCATTCGCCGAGGAAGCCCTGCACCCATGACGCGTCGTTCTGTTCGACGTACCGACGTGGCGCGTCGCGGTCCTGATCGAGGCTGAGAGCGATCAGTTCGAAACGGTCGTCGTCGCCGAACGCATCGTAGACGCGCTTGAGGTTGGGCTTTTCCGCAATGCACGGCCCGCACCAGGTGGCCCAGAAATCCAGCAACACGTATTGCCCGCGATAGTCCGCAAGTCGCAATGGCTCGCCGTCAAGGTCTTCGACCTCGAACGGTGGCGCCTCATCACCCACGCGAAGGCGATTGTGTACCGTCAGCACGACATCCCCGAGGTCGGTCGGCTGCTCGCGGTCGACCTCGGAGAGCGGGGCGACCTCAACATTGTGGTTCACGCTGGCGATCGTGTCCGTCGGGCCGCAGGTCGCGCCGACAGCCGGCTCGTTGACCTGCACGTTCAAGGTGTACGTCCCGGGCAGCACGTCCGGCACGGTGAACTGACCATCTGAATCGATGCCGAACGCGAATTGACGCTGCTGCCGCTGCGTCTCCTGCTGGCGGGCGAGGTAGTCTTTGCCTTCGTCCGTTTCGATCCACGCTTCATACCATGCACGCTGCTCTTCGGGGGTTTTGGCGTGCCAGTCGTCGGGGAAACTGGGCGTGACGTGCCGAACGTTCGTGCGGATCGAGCCGTGGGCCTGGCCCCAGTGCACGTCGACTTCGGCATTGTCGGGCAGGACGAGTCGGCCCTGCACGGTGCGGCCGTCGCCGCCGATCTGCACTTCGCCAACTTCGCCCGCGGCGAGGTCAACCGGTGTGCTATGGGAAAAGCCGTAGCGCCGCTCGCCCAGTTGCACGTACCGCCCCACCGTACCCGGCCCGGCAGGCAAGTGGTTGAACGCAAAGCGGCCGGCGTCGTCGGTCACGGCCTGGCCTTCCCACCGCAGGTACACCCGGCTCTGCTGGTAGGGCACACGCGGCCAGTAGCGCACGGCCTGCCCGTCGGTCGGCTTGCCGTGCAGCATCACCCGCCCCTGCACGCTCGCCCACGGCTCAAGCGTCAGCTCCAGCGGGCCTTCCATCTCATCGTGCTGAACCACCTGGTAGCCGACCTCGTGCAACGCGATCAGGGTGAACACCTCGTCGCCCTGGTCGGGGAAGCGGAATGCGCCGTCCGCATCGGTTTCGGTGGTCACGGTATTGCGCTGATGGTGCGCCAGTTGGCCGTTGACAATCTGCGCTGCGTTGCCGACATAAATGATGTGCAGCGACACGGCGGACATCGTCTCGCCGTCGCTGTTGCGCACGACGCCCGTGATGTCTTCCGCGGGCGTCAGCTGCATGTCGTATTCGACTTCACCTTCGTCGGACTGGAACACGCGCGACACCGCCGGGGCATAGCCGGGCGCTTCGATGCGGATCATGTGCCCTTCGCGCGGGTAGGTGAAGCGCTGCTCGAACGTGTCCTGCTCGATCGGCTGGAGGTTATGTCGCTCCCAGTGCGGCGGCCGTGCGGGTT from Phycisphaerales bacterium AB-hyl4 includes the following:
- a CDS encoding Gfo/Idh/MocA family oxidoreductase; translated protein: MARKKPSGSDSRKVHKLLLVSSGNDNATRQAARRLSERLELAGRFQLSAVSVTSNGVPAMASLEGSDFDSVALLVHEADKLSAAHVQALTKFVQAGGGLVVCQGALMLAQEQSDLGRLLGAQVEGRMPSAFDYQVQLDAKANAEGHAIAGRVDGYVVRDQFVQLKLEDDATVFARSHLSGRPMPMGYERSVGKGKVVCLAHGGAAESLLNRNVERLFERALRYVGGETYKTTVRAGILGYGGAFNMGKRHAEAINAQHGMQTVAVCDLDPRRTEQAKGEIGEKIRTYNKPEQLIADDKVDMIVGILPHNLHAEYCIAASKAGKHAVTEKPFSITLDEADQMIAAARESNTMLSCFHNRRWDGDFQQLLTVVRNGEIGDVFHIDAATGGYNMPRDWWRASKAMSGGVLYDWGAHYVDWLLNLMPKRIASVSGNLQKRYWHNTTNEDFAQVHIRFEDDTTATLEQGDIVAVRRHGWRILGTTGGLSNAKAGGEITMVKQDAGIRRESSLTPWPSRWDNYYQNIANHLIMSEPLIVTAEQARRVSGVLHLAEQSSNEGGKPMPLPGEAEFTPDYRFPW